The Mustela erminea isolate mMusErm1 chromosome 6, mMusErm1.Pri, whole genome shotgun sequence genome includes a region encoding these proteins:
- the KLHDC7B gene encoding kelch domain-containing protein 7B, translating into MGKEKGPGGPGKVPELLELLDMMLSPDSSTDKPRSRGRHRDPPPPRPGGVTSPPAQVYLNWAALWAERVADAICADSSPGRTADRPAGSTHGLQLADLAPRLSLPPSTMVQGTLEPDGLGWGWDGEDDRDGAVLTLLALAVVGATALALHWFGSGQDQEAAGPAPTTPGAQPSQAGGARPALPLKSKVSGGVEGHSSGQGKLDPPGRGQRSMAAPGTQDQKLRVAGGLAATALPPLKTPGEVTLGGTLRQQQGHASAGAPQSQGREPLRPGTAPLGQSKVGGVPGPILIRFTPRSPGRELAGRVKAGGVQVKVPTHQSLLPITEQDTSPWQQGAGRPGSLERGPGCRRWQVDPSSGDRNRRVPQLASLRLGAVVSVWDAVDAASSLATGSQKPSAPRELPPSHPTQPGPRAEGIEKGYRESILQAAPVLALESREARGPPAPVEGWPWERKGVLVTRSTSQAPGSTGPWPEGSPCGHSLLSQGQGATDPNDAVKAGANGSGDGSFFSSGLGGTLEQAGHHVREGGESQRGQGEQSSEQRGGGGDRGKSSTKATGGAPSLSPSATPSPHIPKPLPPLASPLTARQHGGLLPVGPTLLTSSPSDSLSLRVSHCPAEDEALSAVRAPAPAPTPGPAPAPAPAPAPAPGPAPAPAPAPTPAPAPAPAPSSGSRLMTQEHSVALKDKQEGQIPTSWENLISMVLRSHPFPRQDRPQGRAPKAALERPRDPSTGAPSENRQSGSPPEGAAPSLELREGSSDGPATGADAGGLAEAGREQPQSRVETEEAPAPDPPSGRRGDAVEEKREDPVPPGAARPPAAAPRPEPEQPGPEPSAPGRGAWQPVPQPRRRSACGRAESAERGVGPAAPRRRPGEARGEQPRAAGSGGPFPEAREEAGKLPGLLQRPGSRGLAREPAPAAARPPRLDLGNCLDVLAFAQQHGEPGLARETYELMSDNLLRVLGDPSLYRQLSGADRERILSLRTGRGRAVLGVLVLPSLYQVSRSGLARGPCGEEAPAAESAAPPPRPHLHVFDARENTWRPLTQVPEEAPLRGCGLCTMHNYLFLAGGIRGSGAKAVCSNEVFCYNPLTNIWSQVRPMQQARAQLKLVALDGLLYAIGGECLYSMERYDPRTDTWTLRAPLPAGTFPVAHEAVACRGDIYVTGGHLFYRLLRYSPGRDAWDECPYSASHRRSSDMVALGGFLYRFDLLRGVGAAVMRYNTVTGSWSRAASLPLPDPAPLHCTTLGNTIYCLNHQVTATFTVSEGTAQFQARELQPFPLGSKGVLCPFILTLPATDPLQTAL; encoded by the coding sequence atgggaaaggagaaggggcCAGGTGGGCCTGGAAAGGTCCCCGAGCTCCTGGAGCTCTTGGATATGATGCTGTCTCCTGATAGCTCCACCGACAAACCCCGATCCAGGGGCAGGCACAGAGACCCACCCCCTCCTAGGCCAGGCGGAGTGACTAGTCCCCCAGCCCAGGTCTACCTTAACTGGGCAGCTCTGTGGGCGGAGCGCGTCGCTGATGCCATCTGTGCAGACAGCAGCCCAGGCCGGACAGCAGACCGCCCTGCAGGCAGCACACACGGCCTCCAGCTTGCTGACCTGGCTCCCAGGCTGAGTCTGCCGCCCAGCACCATGGTCCAGGGCACCCTGGAGCCCGATGGCCTCGGCTGGGGCTGGGACGGGGAGGATGACCGGGACGGCGCTGTCCTGACCCTGCTGGCGCTGGCTGTGGTGGGCGCCACAGCACTGGCCTTGCACTGGTTTGGCTCTGGGCAGGACCAGGAGGCAGCAGGACCCGCACCCACAACCCCCGGGGCCCAGCCTTCTCAGGCGGGAGGAGCcaggccagccctgcccctgaAGTCCAAGGTCAGTGGTGGTGTCGAGGGACACAGCTCAGGGCAGGGGAAGTTAGACCCTCCGGGACGTGGCCAGAGGAGTATGGCTGCACCAGGGACCCAGGATCAGAAGCTCCGGGTAGCTGGAGGTTTGGCTGCCACAGCTCTACCTCCACTCAAGACACCTGGCGAGGTGACCCTTGGAGGGACCTTGAGGCAGCAGCAAGGTCATGCCAGTGCAGGAGCCCCCCAAAGTCAAGGAAGGGAGCCTCTCAGGCCAGGTACTGCCCCCCTGGGTCAGAGCAAAGTAGGGGGGGTACCTGGCCCCATCCTGATACGCTTCACCCCTCGGAGTCCTGGCAGAGAGCTGGCAGGACGAGTGAAGGCAGGAGGCGTCCAAGTCAAGGTGCCAACTCACCAGAGCCTGCTCCCCATCACAGAACAGGACACCAGTCCCTGGCAACAAGGTGCAGGGCGACCTGGCTCACTAGAGAGAGGCCCCGGCTGCCGGCGGTGGCAGGTGGACCCCAGCTCAGGAGATAGGAACCGCCGCGTCCCACAGCTGGCCTCCCTGCGCCTGGGCGCTGTGGTGAGTGTGTGGGACGCTGTGGATGCTGCCAGCAGCCTCGCCACAGGCTCTCAGAAGCCCTCTGCTCCCCGGGAGCTGCCTCCATCACACCCCACACAGCCTGGGCCCCGGGCTGAGGGCATAGAGAAGGGCTACAGGGAGAGCATCCTCCAAGCAGCTCCTGTCCTGGCTCTGGAGAGCAGGGAGGCTCGGGGACCCCCAGCCCCCGTGGAAGGCTGGCCCTGGGAGAGGAAGGGTGTTCTTGTCACCAGGAGCAccagccaggccccaggctcCACGGGCCCATGGCCAGAGGGGTCTCCGTGTGGACACTCACTCTTGTCTCAAGGGCAGGGGGCCACAGACCCCAATGACGCGGTAAAGGCGGGGGCTAATGGCTCTGGAGATGGCTCTTTCTTCAGCTCGGGACTGGGTGGGACACTGGAGCAAGCAGGCCACCATGTCAGAGAAGGGGGAGAATCCCAGCGAGGCCAGGGGGAGCAGAGCAGTGAGCAGAGAGGAGGCGGTGGGGACAGAGGAAAGTCCTCCACCAAGGCCACTGGAGGCGCCCCCTCCCTGAGTCCCTCAGCCACGCCCTCCCCACACATCCCTAAGCCCCTTCCACCCTTGGCTTCCCCTCTGACAGCCCGTCAGCACGGAGGTCTCTTACCTGTAGGCCCTACTCTTCTGACCTCCTCTCCTTCAGACTCTTTGTCCCTCAGAGTTAGCCATTGTCCTGCAGAGGATGAAGCTCTCAGTGCAGTGCgagccccagcccccgcccccaccccaggcccagcccccgccccagccccagccccagccccagccccaggcccagcccccgccccagcccccgcccccaccccagccccagccccagccccagcccccagtaGTGGGTCAAGGCTTATGACACAGGAGCACAGCGTGGCCCTCAAGGACAAGCAGGAGGGACAAATCCCAACCAGCTGGGAAAACCTTATTTCCATGGTTCTTAGGAGTCACCCTTTCCCCAGGCAAGACAGACCCCAGGGGAGAGCCCCAAAGGCAGCTCTCGAGCGCCCTAGAGATCCCAGCACTGGTGCGCCCTCTGAGAACAGACAGTCTGGTTCCCCGCCTGAAGGGGCCGCCCCCAGCCTGGAGCTCAGGGAAGGCTCCTCAGACGGACCGGCCACAGGGGCAGACGCGGGGGGCCTGGCTGAGGCGGGACGTGAGCAGCCGCAGAGCCGCGTGGAGACCGAGGAGGCTCCCGCTCCAGACCCTCCCTCAGGTCGGAGAGGCGATGCCGTCGAGGAGAAGCGAGAAGACCCTGTGCCGCCCGGCGCTGCCAGGCCCCCGgccgccgccccgcgccccgaGCCCGAGCAGCCTGGCCCCGAGCCCTCCGCccctgggaggggcgcctggcagCCGGTCCCGCAGCCGCGGCGGCGCAGCGCGTGCGGAAGAGCCGAGAGCGCCGAGCGCGGGGTCGGCCCGGCCGCGCCGCGGAGACGCCCCGGAGAGGCTCGCGGGGAGCAGCCCCGCGCGGCGGGCAGCGGGGGGCCGTTCCCGGAGGCGCGGGAAGAAGCCGGGAAGCTCCCGGGGCTGCTGCAGAGGCCGGGGAGCCGGGGCCTGGCCCGGGAGCCGGCTCCGGCGGCCGCTCGGCCACCGCGGCTGGACCTGGGCAACTGCCTGGACGTCCTGGCCTTCGCCCAGCAGCACGGGGAGCCCGGCCTGGCGCGCGAGACCTACGAGCTGATGAGCGACAACCTGCTGCGCGTGCTGGGGGACCCGAGCCTCTACCGGCAGCTGAGCGGGGCGGACCGCGAGCGCATCCTGAGCCTCCGGACCGGCCGGGGCCGGGCGGTGCTGGGGGTCCTCGTGCTGCCCAGCCTGTACCAGGTGAGCCGCTCGGGGCTCGCCAGGGGCCCTTGCGGCGAGGAGGCTCCCGCTGCGGAGTCCGcggccccgcctccccgcccgCACCTGCACGTGTTCGACGCTCGAGAAAACACCTGGCGGCCCCTGACTCAGGTGCCGGAGGAGGCCCCGCTGCGGGGCTGCGGCCTCTGCACCATGCACAACTACCTGTTCCTGGCGGGCGGCATTCGCGGCTCCGGCGCCAAGGCCGTCTGCTCCAACGAGGTCTTCTGCTACAACCCTCTGACCAACATCTGGAGCCAGGTGCGGCCCATGCAGCAGGCCCGCGCCCAGCTCAAGCTGGTGGCCCTGGACGGGCTGCTTTACGCCATCGGTGGCGAGTGCTTGTACAGCATGGAGCGCTATGACCCGCGCACGGACACCTGGACCCTGCGGGCGCCCCTGCCCGCAGGCACCTTCCCTGTGGCCCATGAGGCTGTGGCCTGTCGTGGGGACATCTACGTCACCGGGGGCCACCTCTTCTACCGCTTGCTGAGGTACAGCCCTGGGAGGGACGCGTGGGATGAGTGCCCCTACAGTGCCAGCCACCGGCGCTCCAGCGACATGGTGGCGCTGGGAGGCTTCCTCTACCGCTTCGACCTGCTGCGCGGCGTGGGCGCGGCCGTGATGCGCTACAACACCGTGACGGGCTCCTGGAGCCGGGCGGCCTCCTTGCCGCTGCCCGACCCCGCCCCACTCCACTGCACCACGCTGGGCAACACCATTTACTGCCTCAACCACCAGGTCACGGCCACCTTTACGGTCTCTGAGGGGACTGCCCAGTTCCAGGCCAGAGAGCTGCAGCCCTTTCCTCTGGGGAGTAAGGGGGTGCTCTGTCCATTCatcctgactctgcctgccacggACCCACTGCAGACTGCCCTCTGA